The Oryzias melastigma strain HK-1 linkage group LG3, ASM292280v2, whole genome shotgun sequence genome contains a region encoding:
- the nsun3 gene encoding tRNA (cytosine(34)-C(5))-methyltransferase, mitochondrial produces MRKIIRFTPLLPKPVWKLCSCRCHTGSEAAVQQSEGGGQIQNKIKKKCQRKRPSCPAVLDHFDRQYGEELGELWTSARTALLDPRSWQYGVMLNRFSVLTDITQKLQSQGFSALLPQTNSSASLCANNPSSTEERDLMLTPHELHHYLQSKPSLQCYIHPLSLRFPSQAHRPGRLKQYYLINAASLLPVLALQVRDEDRVLDLCSAPGGKAVAIMQSATPAFLCCNEPDPHRREWLTKTLESFLPHCLSSRVTVSGQDGRLLGQTEAGFYDKVLVDAPCSNDRSWLYSSSIQQGAQRLKDREKLPLIQAQLLRSALSAVRPGGVVVYSTCTLSSYENWAVVEKILEDFPQAEPEDLWEEIAFPLSNYFTFSPPPNQKHAHPKKYALTLDSTRHHRLGLLVVPQNGKMWGPMFVSRIRRKE; encoded by the exons ATGCGAAAAATAATCCGGTTTACACCACTGTTACCAAAACCTGTTTGGAAGCTTTGCTCATGTAGGTGTCACACCGGTTCTGAGGCTGCTGTACAGCAATCTGAGGGGGGAGGACAAATCCAAAACAAG attaaaaagaaatgtcaaagaaaGAGACCTTCATGCCCAGCAGTCCTTGATCACTTCGACAGACAGTATGGTGAGGAACTTGGAGAATTGTGGACATCTGCCAG GACAGCGCTCCTGGACCCCCGGTCCTGGCAGTATGGGGTCATGCTCAAccgcttcagtgttttaactgACATCACACAGAAGCTTCAGTCTCAGGGCTTTTCAGCATTACTTCCACAAACAAACAGTTCAGCATCGCTTTGTGCTAATAACCCATCATCCACTGAAGAAAGAGACTTGATGTTGACACCTCATGAACTCCATCACTACCTTCAGTCAAAGCCCTCACTGCAGTGTTACATCCACCCACTTTCACTGCGATTTCCCTCTCAGGCTCACAGGCCAGGCCGGTTGAAGCAGTACTATCTCATCAATGCTGCCTCTCTGCTTCCAGTTCTGGCTCTGCAGGTCAGAGATGAAGACAGAGTTTTGGATCTTTGCTCTGCTCCAGGGGGCAAAGCCGTAGCCATAATGCAGAGTGCAACTCCGG CATTTCTCTGCTGTAATGAACCAGATCCTCACAGACGTGAATGGCTGACCAAGACTCTGGAGTCTTTTCTGCCTCACTGCCTCAGCAGCAGAGTTACCGTATCTGGACAGGATGGTCGCTTACTCGGACAAACTGAAGCTGGATTTTATGACAAG GTTCTGGTGGATGCTCCATGCTCTAACGACAGGAGCTGGTTGTATTCCAGCAGTATCCAGCAGGGGGCGCAGAGACTAAAGGACAGAGAAAAGCTGCCTCTGATTCAAGCTCAGCTGCTTAG GTCTGCACTATCTGCGGTACGTCCAGGGGGCGTTGTGGTCTATTCAACCTGCACACTCTCAAGCTATGAGAACTGGGCCGTTGTTGAGAAGATCCTAGAAGACTTTCCTCAGGCTGAACCTGAAGATCTCTGGGAGGAAATTGCCTTTCCCTTATCAAACTATTTCACATTTAGTCCTCCCCCTAATCAAAAACATGCACATCCAAAGAAATATGCGCTAACACTGGACAGCACTCGTCACCACAGACTTGGCCTACTAGTGGTTCCTCAGAACGGGAAGATGTGGGGGCCGATGTTTGTGTCTCGAATAAGAAGAAAAGAATAG